One Prunus dulcis chromosome 7, ALMONDv2, whole genome shotgun sequence DNA segment encodes these proteins:
- the LOC117635062 gene encoding uncharacterized protein LOC117635062, which yields MTTDRLCNLSVVSSPAAVAVADQDSGMGILSLCDDLLCNILFRLSQKDLVKCKMVAKSWHQIISHVWLRRFWSQSPVLGLFFRTLHAPDDSCVKLSHAYLDLNYIYLDKPSELVSRERMLRLYENQTRDTSDRNLDCCNGLILLFNPHTYQFCVSNPITRQHVSIPKAFSHEHDYFCAALVFDPIESNHYRVVRIDYSQQQSCCYSTLTSNSTLTQTLVHIDIFSSQSGEWIRHGLQLDPMFIEGFKSSKFCSHFVYLRRAIYSLACSGKLLCIDLNTIKARAFELPHVSEDDDNHDVTMACLGVSMELVCYIKRDSSNVFRFWSYDDRCGSGDKWTLRYTLFGKGLEWRFPGDGTPVLRPHAISPSSHEFFFGTSEGILSYNFESRMLKFVHASLFKIAPPGSHFPSFTLRACLISLGERNAGSTQLPLDSSKGAKILSAEAPCQCDELNNSQIQMGFVGKDVIVRSQRGFTLPSEMKLCAAMELQEASPSPIFQFARIKSKIVSAEPVKLAPSRG from the exons ATGACTACTGATCGTCTCTGCAACCTGTCAGTGGTGTCCTCGCCCGCTGCCGTTGCCGTTGCGGATCAGGATTCGGGTATGGGGATTTTATCTTTATGTGATGATTTGTTGTGCAATATTTTGTTTAGATTATCACAGAAGGATCTGGTGAAATGCAAGATGGTGGCGAAGTCATGGCATCAAATAATCTCTCATGTTTGGTTGCGGAGATTTTGGTCGCAGTCTCCTGTTTTGGGTCTTTTCTTCCGCACTCTGCACGCACCTGATGATAGTTGTGTTAAACTCAGTCACGCCTATCTTGATCTTAATTATATCTACTTGGACAAACCAAGTGAATTAGTTTCCCGCGAGAGAATGTTGCGCTTATATGAAAATCAGACGCGCGACACCTCTGATCGTAACCTCGACTGTTGTAATGGCTTAATTCTGTTGTTCAACCCACACACTTATCAGTTCTGTGTCTCCAACCCCATCACCAGACAACATGTCTCCATACCTAAAGCATTTTCACATGAACATGACTATTTTTGTGCTGCCTTGGTTTTTGACCCTATTGAATCCAATCACTACCGAGTTGTCCGAATTGATTATTCTCAACAACAATCATGTTGCTACTCGACCTTGACCTCAAACTCAACCCTAACCCAAACCCTGGTGCACATTGACATATTTTCGTCGCAATCTGGAGAATGGATTCGACATGGATTGCAACTCGACCCCATGTTTATTGAGGGGTTCAAAAGTTCCAAGTTTTGCAGTCATTTTGTGTACTTGCGTCGGGCTATATACAGCCTAGCTTGTTCAGGGAAACTTTTGTGTATTGACCTGAATACTATCAAAGCTCGAGCCTTTGAACTCCCTCATGTCTCTGAAGACGACGACAACCACGATGTAACAATGGCATGTCTTGGGGTGTCAATGGAACTTGTCTGTTATATAAAGCGTGATAGTTCAAATGTTTTTCGCTTTTGGTCTTACGATGATCGATGCGGATCTGGTGATAAATGGACTCTCAGATATACTCTTTTTGGGAAGGGATTGGAATGGCGCTTTCCGGGTGATGGTACTCCAGTGTTGAGACCACATGCAATAAGTCCATCTTctcatgaatttttctttggcACTTCAGAAGGGATCTTAAGCTACAACTTCGAAAGCAGAATGTTGAAATTCGTCCATGCATCACTGTTCAAAATAGCTCCACCTGGTTCTCACTTTCCTTCTTTTACACTACGTGCTTGCTTGATAAGTTTGGGTGAGAGGAATGCCGGGTCTACTCAACT ACCACTGGACAGTTCCAAGGGAGCAAAGATTTTAAGTGCGGAAGCACCATGTCAATGTGATGAACTAAATAATAGCCAAATACAAATGGGCTTTGTCGGCAAAGACGTCATAGTTCGTAGCCAAAGAGGGTTTACTCTTCCTAGTGAAATGAAATTATGTGCAGCAATGGAGCTACAGGAGGCTTCCCCGAGTCCAATATTCCAATTTGCTAGGATCAAATCAAAGATCGTGTCTGCAGAGCCTGTAAAGCTGGCTCCATCACGGGGTTAA